In a genomic window of Saccharothrix sp. HUAS TT1:
- a CDS encoding response regulator transcription factor — protein MRARPGRSTLGGAPSALVVEDDPSLATALADALRGAGYRSHGVSTGLEALRVVAHDEPDIVLLDLGLPDVDGADGVDALRMMRGASDVPVVVATARRDELRVVQLLNAGADDYLVKPFSAPVLVARMGAVLRRVRGPRGVAVGGLRIDLALRQVHVDGRPVELNRKEFDVLSYLAEHRDRVVPRAELVDAVRGRRHSGREQSVDVHVSWLRRKLGESAAAPRHLVTVRGVGFRLVDTA, from the coding sequence ATGAGAGCGCGCCCCGGCCGGTCGACGCTTGGAGGCGCCCCGTCGGCGCTGGTGGTGGAGGACGACCCGAGCCTGGCGACGGCCCTGGCCGACGCGCTGCGCGGCGCGGGTTACCGGTCGCACGGCGTGTCCACCGGGCTGGAGGCCCTGCGGGTCGTCGCCCACGACGAGCCCGACATCGTGCTGCTCGACCTCGGCCTGCCCGACGTGGACGGCGCGGACGGCGTGGACGCGTTGCGCATGATGCGCGGCGCGAGCGACGTGCCGGTGGTGGTCGCCACCGCGCGCCGGGACGAGCTGCGGGTCGTGCAGCTGCTCAACGCCGGTGCGGACGACTACCTGGTGAAGCCGTTCTCGGCGCCGGTGCTGGTCGCCCGGATGGGCGCGGTGCTGCGCCGCGTGCGGGGGCCGCGCGGGGTCGCCGTCGGCGGGCTGCGGATCGACCTCGCGCTGCGCCAGGTGCACGTCGACGGCAGGCCGGTCGAGCTCAACCGCAAGGAGTTCGACGTCCTGAGCTACCTCGCCGAGCACCGCGACCGGGTGGTGCCGCGCGCGGAGCTGGTCGACGCCGTGCGGGGGCGCCGCCACTCCGGCCGCGAGCAGAGCGTGGACGTCCACGTGTCGTGGCTGCGCCGCAAGCTCGGCGAGAGCGCCGCCGCGCCGCGCCACCTGGTCACCGTGCGCGGCGTCGGGTTCCGCCTGGTCGACACCGCGTGA
- a CDS encoding DUF2000 family protein — translation MERFETKFAVLLRDDLVGWQALNVTAFLAGALTAAVPEAVGEPYEDADGAGYLPMLGQPVLVLAGGKEVLAAARTRAVGRGLVPAVFTSDLFTTGNDVDNRAAVRAVRRADLDLVGIGVHGPRNAVDKVLKGARMHP, via the coding sequence GTGGAACGATTCGAGACGAAGTTCGCCGTCCTGCTCCGCGACGACCTGGTGGGCTGGCAGGCGTTGAACGTGACCGCCTTCCTGGCCGGCGCCCTCACCGCGGCCGTGCCCGAGGCCGTCGGCGAGCCGTACGAGGACGCGGACGGCGCCGGGTACCTGCCGATGCTCGGCCAACCCGTGCTCGTGCTGGCCGGCGGCAAGGAGGTGCTGGCCGCCGCGCGCACCAGGGCGGTCGGCCGCGGGCTGGTGCCGGCGGTGTTCACCTCGGACCTGTTCACCACGGGCAACGACGTGGACAACCGCGCCGCGGTGCGCGCCGTGCGGCGTGCCGACCTCGACCTGGTCGGCATCGGCGTGCACGGCCCGCGCAACGCCGTGGACAAGGTGCTGAAGGGTGCCCGAATGCACCCGTGA
- a CDS encoding helix-turn-helix domain-containing protein → MTKHEDIDRALADTGPRLKLLRAQRGLSLSALAGLTGISRSTLSRLEGGQRRPGLDLLLPIARCYRLPLDELVGGPEVVDPRVRPTPRRVDGSVVLPLTRRPGPRHAFKTIIPPARSTPETCAHEGHEWLYVLSGRLRLVLGDQDLVLGAGEAAEFDTRLPHWLGSTGDGPVEVLNILGPPGGRIRPRVTGDDVGPTPFGRRSTGVRRSIAGSRSFPAS, encoded by the coding sequence GTGACCAAGCACGAGGACATCGACCGCGCCCTCGCCGACACGGGCCCCCGGCTCAAGCTGCTGCGCGCGCAACGCGGGTTGAGCCTGTCCGCCCTCGCCGGGCTGACCGGGATCTCCCGGAGCACCCTGTCCCGCCTGGAGGGCGGTCAGCGGCGTCCCGGCCTCGACCTGCTGCTGCCGATCGCCCGCTGCTACCGGCTACCGCTGGACGAGCTGGTCGGCGGCCCCGAGGTGGTCGACCCGCGGGTCCGGCCGACACCGCGCCGGGTGGACGGCAGCGTGGTCCTCCCGCTCACCCGGCGACCCGGCCCGCGGCACGCCTTCAAGACGATCATCCCGCCCGCCCGCAGCACGCCGGAGACGTGCGCCCACGAGGGCCACGAGTGGCTGTACGTCCTCTCCGGGCGGTTGCGGCTCGTGCTCGGCGACCAGGACCTGGTGCTGGGCGCGGGTGAGGCGGCGGAGTTCGACACCCGGCTGCCGCACTGGCTCGGCAGCACCGGCGACGGCCCGGTCGAGGTGCTGAACATCCTCGGCCCGCCGGGCGGGCGCATCCGCCCGCGGGTGACCGGGGACGACGTCGGGCCGACGCCGTTCGGCCGCCGTTCGACCGGTGTTCGACGCTCGATTGCGGGGTCCCGGTCGTTCCCGGCATCATGA
- a CDS encoding XRE family transcriptional regulator, translated as MPRLERPLVEEDTPVLKFAGDLRRLRRVAGLPSYRELGRLANYSPAALSEAVAGRRLPSLALTRAFVRACGGDVEEWTARWRELAAEGVDRGDAPYAGLAAYQVADADRFFGREAEVGRLLALVRERPFVGVFGASGAGKSSLLRAGLAAGWGAHVVITPGSDPITELAAALAGHRSAVDVRAELAADPEHLRVLLRRAADDLLLVVDQFEEVFTLCAEADRGWLVRALTHAAGAARVVIGVRADFYGHCARHPELLDALHLSQALVGPMSAEQLRRAVVEPAARRGASVENALVARLIADVAGRPGVLPLASHVLVETWRRRRGAVLTLAGYEDAGGVEHALARTAEQVHDGLPEPERQAARQVFQRLVAPGDGTEDTRRRVARAELDADDALLDRLAAARLITLDRDTAELTHEALLSAWPRLVGWLVEDRDALRAHRRLTAAAETWRAHDRDPDALYRGVHLDQARRLAPRLNEAEREFVDAGLAAEWDREAARRRGVRRLRRLVACLAALVVLLAATAVYAVTAQRAATGERNQALSLRAADSALDLLARPREAAALALAAYRLAPTAQARDALLLAQAAGTATSLGEGHARLPGDLAVTHEFGPGPDSGVTYRLWGGDGPDRRRAGGIALPAGGFMSLLSADERTALMTVGADDFQVWDIGDPDAPRLAATMPGWPHPQGIDAAGTLMTAVEDGAAVHWRPGDATRSRLPGDGVEAALPLADGSGVVLIRRDGEGRHVEVRSLDGRVTPVLSRSTRLRLTTGPGGLLAVSDLDDARLTVLDVLDGGPGTLLEADAVPEDAVVEFSRDGRAVTAVNQDSVRAWDLGGGRELVAVRAPGRGFDLARYEPADGELLLLESRGGALWRLAVDVDRVVREVCADPADVDWAAHFPGVPEQPLCP; from the coding sequence GTGCCGCGTCTGGAACGTCCGCTGGTCGAGGAGGACACGCCGGTGCTGAAGTTCGCCGGCGACCTGCGGCGGTTGCGGCGCGTCGCCGGGCTGCCGTCCTACCGCGAGCTCGGCCGGCTGGCGAACTACTCGCCCGCCGCGCTGTCCGAGGCGGTGGCCGGGCGCAGGCTGCCCAGCCTGGCGCTGACCAGGGCGTTCGTCCGCGCCTGCGGTGGTGACGTCGAGGAGTGGACCGCCCGCTGGCGCGAGCTGGCCGCCGAGGGGGTGGACCGCGGCGACGCGCCGTACGCGGGGCTGGCCGCGTACCAGGTCGCCGACGCCGACCGGTTCTTCGGCCGCGAGGCCGAGGTGGGCAGGCTGCTCGCGCTGGTGCGCGAACGGCCGTTCGTCGGGGTGTTCGGCGCGTCCGGCGCGGGCAAGTCGTCCCTGCTGCGCGCGGGGCTGGCTGCCGGGTGGGGCGCGCACGTGGTGATCACGCCGGGCTCGGACCCGATCACCGAGCTGGCGGCGGCCCTGGCCGGCCACCGGTCGGCGGTCGACGTCCGCGCCGAGCTGGCCGCCGACCCCGAGCACCTGCGGGTGCTGCTGCGCCGGGCCGCCGACGACCTGCTGCTGGTGGTCGACCAGTTCGAGGAGGTGTTCACCCTCTGCGCCGAGGCCGACCGCGGGTGGCTGGTGCGCGCGCTCACCCACGCCGCCGGCGCCGCCCGCGTCGTCATCGGCGTGCGCGCCGACTTCTACGGCCACTGCGCCCGCCACCCCGAGCTGCTGGACGCGCTGCACCTCTCGCAGGCGCTCGTCGGGCCGATGAGCGCCGAGCAGCTGCGCCGCGCCGTCGTCGAACCCGCCGCCCGTCGAGGGGCCTCGGTGGAGAACGCGCTGGTGGCGCGCCTGATCGCGGACGTCGCCGGTCGGCCGGGCGTGCTGCCGCTGGCGTCGCACGTGCTGGTCGAGACGTGGCGGCGGCGGCGCGGGGCGGTGCTGACGCTGGCGGGCTACGAGGACGCGGGCGGCGTCGAGCACGCCCTGGCCCGCACCGCCGAGCAGGTCCACGACGGGCTGCCCGAACCGGAGCGGCAGGCGGCGCGGCAGGTGTTCCAACGCCTGGTCGCGCCCGGTGACGGCACCGAGGACACCCGGCGCCGGGTCGCCCGCGCCGAGCTCGACGCGGACGACGCCCTGCTGGACCGGCTGGCAGCGGCCCGGCTGATCACCCTCGACCGGGACACCGCCGAACTGACCCACGAGGCGCTGCTGAGCGCGTGGCCGAGGCTGGTCGGCTGGCTCGTCGAGGACCGCGACGCGCTGCGCGCCCACCGCAGGCTCACCGCCGCCGCCGAGACCTGGCGCGCCCACGACCGCGACCCCGACGCGCTCTACCGCGGCGTCCACCTCGACCAGGCGCGTCGGCTGGCGCCCCGCCTCAACGAGGCGGAGCGCGAGTTCGTCGACGCGGGCCTGGCCGCCGAGTGGGACCGGGAGGCGGCGCGCCGGCGGGGTGTGCGCAGGCTGCGGCGGCTCGTCGCCTGCCTCGCCGCGCTGGTGGTGCTGCTCGCCGCCACCGCGGTCTACGCGGTCACCGCCCAGCGCGCCGCCACCGGCGAGCGCAACCAGGCGCTGTCGCTGCGCGCCGCCGACAGCGCCCTGGACCTGTTGGCCCGCCCGCGCGAGGCGGCGGCGCTCGCCCTGGCCGCGTACCGCCTCGCACCCACGGCGCAGGCCCGTGACGCGCTCCTGCTGGCCCAGGCGGCGGGCACCGCCACGAGCCTGGGCGAGGGCCACGCGCGGCTGCCCGGCGACCTCGCGGTGACCCACGAGTTCGGCCCCGGCCCCGATTCGGGGGTCACCTACCGGCTCTGGGGCGGCGACGGGCCCGACCGGCGGCGGGCCGGCGGGATCGCGCTGCCGGCCGGGGGCTTCATGAGCCTGCTCAGCGCCGACGAGCGCACCGCTCTCATGACGGTCGGGGCCGACGACTTCCAGGTCTGGGACATCGGCGACCCGGACGCGCCGCGACTGGCCGCGACCATGCCGGGCTGGCCGCACCCCCAGGGGATCGACGCGGCGGGCACCCTGATGACGGCTGTCGAGGACGGGGCCGCGGTGCACTGGCGCCCCGGCGACGCGACCCGTTCCCGGCTGCCCGGTGACGGCGTCGAGGCCGCCCTGCCGCTGGCCGACGGCTCCGGCGTCGTCCTGATCCGCCGTGACGGCGAGGGGCGGCACGTGGAGGTGCGGTCCCTCGACGGCCGGGTCACGCCGGTGCTCAGCCGCTCCACCAGGCTGAGGCTGACGACGGGCCCGGGAGGGCTGCTGGCCGTCTCGGACCTGGACGACGCGCGCCTGACCGTGCTCGACGTGCTCGACGGCGGGCCCGGAACGTTGCTGGAGGCGGACGCGGTCCCGGAGGACGCCGTGGTCGAGTTCTCCCGCGACGGACGGGCCGTGACGGCGGTGAACCAGGACTCGGTGCGGGCGTGGGACCTCGGCGGTGGCCGGGAGCTGGTGGCGGTGCGCGCGCCGGGGAGGGGCTTCGACCTGGCGCGCTACGAGCCCGCCGACGGTGAGCTGCTGCTGCTGGAGTCGCGCGGCGGCGCGCTGTGGCGGCTGGCGGTGGACGTGGACCGGGTGGTGCGCGAGGTGTGCGCCGACCCGGCCGACGTGGACTGGGCGGCGCACTTCCCCGGGGTGCCGGAACAACCGCTGTGCCCGTGA
- a CDS encoding AraC family transcriptional regulator: MGPDISAWRPAVPGIVEVLHARFTDHAYPAHTHDAWTLLLVDTGTVTYGLDHRERGAPPASVTLLPPHVPHDGRNATSEGFRKRVLYLDTAVLGADLVGAAVDHPAFADRALRLRVHQLHGVLRGGDEWEAESRLALVRDRLRAHLTRRAPAPPDAGPGLARALRDLLDAHVTDGLTLADAAARLAAGPERLVRAFSREFGLPPHRYLTGRRVDLARRLLLDGLPPAEVAPAVGFHDQSHLARHFRRMLDVAPGAYARSSPRARSDDSPG; the protein is encoded by the coding sequence GTGGGCCCTGACATCTCCGCGTGGCGGCCCGCCGTGCCGGGCATCGTGGAGGTGCTGCACGCGCGCTTCACCGACCACGCCTACCCGGCGCACACGCACGACGCGTGGACGTTGCTGCTGGTCGACACCGGCACGGTGACCTACGGCCTGGACCACCGCGAGCGCGGCGCGCCGCCCGCGTCGGTCACGCTGCTGCCGCCGCACGTGCCGCACGACGGCCGCAACGCCACCTCCGAGGGCTTCCGCAAGCGCGTCCTGTACCTGGACACGGCGGTCCTGGGCGCGGACCTGGTCGGCGCGGCGGTCGACCACCCGGCGTTCGCCGACCGGGCGCTGCGGCTGCGGGTGCACCAGCTGCACGGCGTGCTGCGCGGCGGCGACGAGTGGGAGGCCGAGTCCAGGCTGGCCCTGGTCCGGGACCGGCTGCGCGCCCACCTCACCCGCCGCGCGCCCGCGCCGCCGGACGCCGGGCCCGGCCTGGCCCGCGCGTTGCGGGACCTGCTGGACGCGCACGTGACGGACGGCCTCACCCTGGCCGACGCCGCCGCGCGGCTGGCCGCCGGCCCGGAACGCCTGGTCCGCGCGTTCAGCCGCGAGTTCGGCCTGCCACCGCACCGCTACCTGACCGGCCGCCGCGTCGACCTGGCCCGCCGCCTGCTGCTCGACGGGCTGCCACCGGCGGAGGTCGCGCCCGCCGTCGGCTTCCACGACCAGTCCCACCTGGCCCGCCACTTCCGCCGAATGCTGGACGTCGCGCCCGGCGCGTACGCCCGGTCGAGCCCGCGCGCCCGGTCGGACGACTCCCCCGGCTAG
- a CDS encoding sigma-70 family RNA polymerase sigma factor encodes MAVTRPEPPDPAPAAVPSVEDRLRAGDETAERELFELCQRDVRAYLRPRLPNSSDLDDCVSEVVARALDAVRRGRVPQSLRGWLFGIARNVLKDRYKVKAQPWVELPDEVPWEPGEPKLDVDPEYRPHLPADLEHLLGKQQLWQAVRDAVAGIPASLQPLMTAHLEQTRQRGEHVVGAELARVVGLPVRNVDRQLKRARDATKAAVGALVLVRHGEGLCPTLNGLAPSGKDVVLDPSASVAVTRHAAGCRVCGPRLDETAEYRLWALGPGLLGLVPEDDEEQRRLLLGLLGRSGDAPVPAAGVAVPLTPWRPLERLRAAAEQIALSPRVNAVIRLVDQHPELVRRVAAGAAGVVGATALLVSFLVGPDAARNPAQGLPGRATTTDATATSSAVAGSAVVGPGATTAPLRGARLIANLPDGTDGTDGTDAADPDATTDPAAQPTTTAATTTTTTGRQAPSWNGEITVDATTLGYTGFSLSAVPGTLSAGRAHVLRVPPGDHRITTSASTSIPFHVADDGGVSYAPEHEGALGGRGTSTLALRGLPVVLDATGVDYQQVTVTGAGWPMPRSRAVREVRLLPGAHALLTSAGSRFDFEVTTAGRVNYRPEADRWLDGGGTSTLAPRGTPVVLDATDVDYSQVTVTGTGWPGPVEVRTVHLLPGAHAVHTEAGGRFGFEVAEDGTLAYQAELTGLLTGAGGTTLAVHGAPTRVDATRSGQPWFAIGGAGWWNSSAPHDFRLLPGTHTVHLHDGRKWTFTTDRAGLVDYAPTLDPLLEGRGTATLAFR; translated from the coding sequence ATGGCCGTCACACGTCCCGAACCGCCGGACCCCGCACCGGCCGCCGTCCCCAGCGTGGAGGACCGCCTCCGCGCCGGTGACGAGACCGCCGAGCGCGAGCTGTTCGAGCTCTGCCAGCGCGATGTGCGCGCCTACCTGCGCCCCCGCCTGCCCAACTCCTCGGACCTGGACGACTGCGTGAGCGAGGTGGTGGCGCGGGCACTGGACGCCGTGCGCCGCGGCCGGGTGCCGCAGTCGTTGCGCGGCTGGCTCTTCGGCATCGCGCGCAACGTGCTGAAGGACCGGTACAAGGTCAAGGCGCAGCCGTGGGTCGAGCTGCCCGACGAGGTGCCGTGGGAACCCGGCGAGCCGAAGCTGGACGTGGACCCCGAGTACCGGCCGCACCTGCCCGCCGACCTGGAGCACCTGCTGGGCAAGCAGCAGCTGTGGCAGGCGGTGCGGGACGCGGTCGCGGGGATACCGGCGTCGCTCCAGCCGTTGATGACGGCGCACCTGGAGCAGACGCGGCAGCGCGGCGAGCACGTCGTCGGCGCGGAGCTGGCCCGGGTGGTCGGCCTGCCGGTGCGCAACGTCGACCGGCAGCTGAAGCGGGCCCGTGACGCGACCAAGGCGGCGGTCGGCGCGCTGGTGCTGGTCCGGCACGGCGAGGGGCTGTGCCCGACGCTGAACGGGCTGGCGCCCAGCGGGAAGGACGTGGTGCTCGACCCGTCCGCCTCGGTGGCGGTGACCCGGCACGCGGCCGGCTGCCGGGTCTGCGGGCCGCGGCTGGACGAGACCGCCGAGTACCGGCTGTGGGCCCTCGGTCCGGGACTGCTCGGGCTCGTCCCGGAGGACGACGAGGAGCAGCGGCGGCTGCTGCTCGGGCTGCTGGGGCGGTCGGGTGACGCCCCTGTTCCAGCCGCGGGGGTGGCTGTGCCGCTGACGCCGTGGCGACCGCTGGAACGCCTGCGGGCGGCGGCGGAGCAGATCGCGCTCAGCCCGCGCGTGAACGCTGTCATCCGGCTCGTCGACCAGCACCCGGAGCTGGTGCGGCGGGTCGCCGCGGGCGCGGCCGGTGTGGTCGGCGCGACCGCGCTGCTGGTGTCGTTCCTGGTGGGACCGGACGCGGCCCGCAACCCGGCCCAGGGCCTGCCCGGCCGTGCGACGACCACCGACGCCACCGCCACCAGCTCCGCTGTCGCCGGGTCCGCTGTCGTCGGGCCGGGCGCCACGACCGCGCCGCTGAGGGGCGCGCGGTTGATCGCGAACCTCCCGGACGGCACCGATGGCACCGATGGCACCGACGCGGCGGACCCCGATGCCACCACAGACCCCGCCGCGCAGCCGACCACCACCGCGGCCACCACCACGACCACGACGGGGCGGCAGGCCCCGTCGTGGAACGGCGAGATCACCGTGGACGCCACCACCCTCGGCTACACGGGGTTCTCGCTGTCCGCCGTGCCGGGCACGCTGTCCGCCGGCCGCGCCCACGTGCTGCGCGTCCCGCCCGGCGACCACCGGATCACCACGTCCGCCTCCACCTCGATCCCGTTCCACGTCGCCGACGACGGCGGTGTCTCCTACGCGCCCGAGCACGAGGGCGCGCTGGGCGGCCGGGGCACCTCCACGCTCGCGCTCCGCGGCCTGCCGGTCGTGCTGGACGCCACCGGGGTGGACTACCAGCAGGTGACGGTCACCGGCGCCGGCTGGCCCATGCCGCGGTCGCGGGCGGTGCGCGAGGTGCGGCTGCTCCCCGGCGCGCACGCGCTCCTCACCAGTGCGGGCAGCCGGTTCGACTTCGAGGTCACGACGGCGGGCCGGGTGAACTACCGCCCCGAGGCGGACCGCTGGCTCGACGGTGGCGGCACCTCGACGCTGGCGCCGCGCGGCACGCCGGTCGTGCTGGACGCCACCGACGTGGACTACTCGCAGGTGACGGTCACCGGCACCGGGTGGCCGGGTCCGGTGGAGGTGCGCACGGTCCACCTGCTGCCGGGCGCGCACGCTGTGCACACGGAGGCGGGCGGCCGGTTCGGCTTCGAGGTCGCCGAGGACGGCACGCTGGCGTACCAGGCGGAACTGACCGGTCTGCTCACCGGCGCGGGCGGGACCACGCTGGCCGTGCACGGCGCGCCGACCAGGGTCGACGCCACCCGGTCCGGACAACCGTGGTTCGCGATCGGCGGCGCGGGCTGGTGGAACTCCTCCGCGCCGCACGACTTCCGACTGCTGCCGGGCACGCACACCGTCCACCTGCACGACGGCCGCAAGTGGACCTTCACCACGGACCGCGCGGGCCTGGTCGACTACGCACCCACCCTCGACCCGCTGCTGGAGGGCCGCGGCACGGCGACCCTCGCGTTCCGCTGA
- a CDS encoding S8 family serine peptidase, with product MPRRAVALALTAVLVGTTPAHAEPTTPGGAPGSGTPSRALPDDRKTVTLVTGDRVVLDGDRLVSITPGARRGHVPFLVTRHGGRLRVVPADAARALADGRVDQRLFDVTGLVEAGYDDARRDTVPVIVTGRPPAGARVAGALPAVAAVAAEVPKATGWLELPEGGGKVWLDGMARPLLDRSTAQVGAPVAWARGLTGSGVTVAVVDTGVEGDHPDLVGREVAGRDFTREQDGIDHFGHGTHVAATIAGHRAPYRGVAPDARLLDAKVCDARGMCPESAIVEGMRWAAEQGADVVNVSLGLVAGDDVDPVEAAVEALSASHGTLFVVSAGNAGPGAGTVLSPGTADSALTVGAVDRDDSLAEFSSRGPRVADGAVKPDITAPGVDVVAAMASTGQPLGTPVGERHMALSGTSMASPHVAGAAALLAQRHPDWSGARLKAALTASARPNPALGVHEQGSGRLDIGAALTTAITSEPTSVVLGRHEWPHDDDLPVTKPLVYRNDGAQPVALDLAVRAGGHGQAVFSVHPTQVTVPAGGTAEVAVTGDARQTSVDGAHSASVVATAGGAEVLRTPVGLNREVESHPVTFDHPGAPEGRRLTHLVDVATGAHTYVRDGAARLPRGNYLVQSLIGPEEGPHTIVTRPDLRVDGPTHVVLDARSAGPLEVVAPDPAATPGEHSLVVERRLGEDTLSLGLHHPGGFPAGTRIGHAGPSLPAGELDVFVSAAAVAPSASYWLGWVEQGRVPDGFVRRPRPADLARVRTTIALKDLGGPRDLVGSVVSPSGAAGPGFLADVTSSPTSTRHTTPGVTWQTLFFDDGGLMSGKEERYGAGRTYDRSFGAPVIGPVMYSGAYPNLTRAGNEVSVSLSLFGDREGNEGYSRTTSARTALYRDGVLVGENDNSGHGVFAVPPGPAVFRARTEVTRAPEVSDFSTRIEVDWTFRSDTTTRERRLPMSVVRFTPALDGTGSAPAYRPLTVPLVVDGQRGVDNPPLRRFRVEVSYDDGASWTSLPVLGRVALVGNRAEPGTFASLRVRAADDRGGELSQTVIRAYRLG from the coding sequence GTGCCGCGAAGAGCAGTGGCGCTGGCGTTGACCGCCGTGCTGGTGGGAACGACCCCCGCGCACGCCGAACCGACGACGCCGGGCGGAGCACCGGGCAGCGGCACGCCGAGCCGCGCGTTACCGGACGACAGGAAGACCGTCACGCTCGTCACCGGCGACCGGGTCGTCCTCGACGGCGACCGGCTCGTCTCGATCACCCCCGGCGCACGCCGGGGGCACGTCCCGTTCCTGGTCACCCGGCACGGTGGGCGGTTGCGCGTCGTGCCCGCCGACGCGGCGCGGGCGCTGGCCGACGGGCGGGTGGACCAGCGGCTGTTCGACGTCACCGGGCTGGTCGAGGCCGGGTACGACGACGCGCGGCGCGACACCGTGCCGGTGATCGTCACCGGTCGGCCCCCGGCCGGGGCGCGGGTGGCCGGGGCGCTGCCCGCCGTGGCCGCGGTGGCGGCCGAGGTGCCGAAGGCGACCGGGTGGTTGGAGCTGCCCGAGGGCGGCGGCAAGGTGTGGCTGGACGGGATGGCCCGCCCGCTGCTGGACCGCAGCACGGCGCAGGTCGGCGCGCCGGTGGCGTGGGCCCGGGGGCTGACCGGCTCGGGCGTGACGGTCGCGGTGGTCGACACCGGAGTGGAGGGCGACCACCCGGACCTGGTCGGGCGGGAGGTCGCCGGGCGCGACTTCACCCGCGAGCAGGACGGGATCGACCACTTCGGCCACGGCACGCACGTCGCGGCCACGATCGCGGGCCACCGGGCGCCCTACCGGGGCGTCGCGCCGGACGCCCGGCTGCTGGACGCCAAGGTGTGCGACGCCCGGGGCATGTGCCCGGAGTCGGCGATCGTCGAGGGGATGCGCTGGGCCGCCGAGCAGGGCGCGGACGTGGTCAACGTCAGCCTGGGCCTGGTCGCCGGCGATGACGTGGACCCGGTCGAGGCGGCCGTGGAGGCGTTGTCGGCGAGCCACGGCACGCTGTTCGTCGTCTCGGCGGGCAACGCCGGGCCCGGCGCGGGCACCGTCCTGTCCCCCGGCACCGCCGACTCCGCGCTGACCGTCGGCGCGGTGGACCGCGACGACTCCCTGGCCGAGTTCTCCAGCCGCGGACCGCGGGTCGCGGACGGCGCGGTCAAGCCGGACATCACCGCGCCGGGGGTGGACGTCGTCGCGGCCATGGCGAGCACCGGCCAACCCCTCGGCACGCCGGTCGGTGAGCGGCACATGGCCCTGTCCGGCACGTCGATGGCCTCGCCGCACGTCGCGGGCGCGGCGGCGCTGCTGGCGCAGCGGCACCCCGACTGGAGCGGCGCGCGGCTCAAGGCGGCGCTGACCGCGTCGGCGCGGCCGAATCCGGCGTTGGGCGTGCACGAGCAGGGCTCGGGTCGGCTGGACATCGGCGCGGCGCTGACCACCGCGATCACCAGCGAGCCGACGTCGGTCGTCCTCGGCAGGCACGAGTGGCCGCACGACGACGACCTGCCCGTCACGAAACCGCTGGTCTACCGCAACGACGGCGCGCAGCCGGTCGCACTGGACCTGGCCGTGCGGGCCGGGGGGCACGGGCAAGCGGTGTTCTCGGTGCACCCGACGCAGGTCACCGTCCCGGCGGGAGGCACCGCCGAAGTCGCTGTGACGGGTGACGCGCGGCAGACGTCGGTGGACGGCGCGCACTCGGCTTCGGTGGTGGCGACCGCGGGCGGCGCGGAGGTGCTGCGGACGCCGGTCGGGTTGAACCGGGAGGTGGAGAGCCACCCGGTGACCTTCGACCACCCCGGCGCGCCCGAGGGCCGGAGGTTGACGCACCTGGTGGACGTGGCCACCGGCGCGCACACCTACGTGCGGGACGGCGCCGCCCGGCTGCCCCGGGGGAACTACCTGGTGCAGTCGCTGATCGGCCCGGAGGAGGGGCCGCACACCATCGTCACCCGGCCGGACCTGCGGGTGGACGGGCCGACGCACGTGGTCCTGGACGCCCGCTCGGCCGGACCGCTGGAGGTCGTCGCGCCCGACCCGGCGGCGACGCCCGGCGAGCACAGCCTGGTGGTCGAGCGCAGGCTCGGAGAGGACACCCTGAGCCTCGGCCTCCACCACCCCGGCGGCTTCCCGGCGGGGACGCGGATCGGCCACGCGGGGCCGTCGCTGCCCGCCGGTGAGCTGGACGTGTTCGTGTCCGCCGCGGCCGTCGCGCCGTCGGCGTCCTACTGGCTGGGGTGGGTCGAGCAGGGGCGGGTGCCCGACGGGTTCGTGCGCCGGCCGCGTCCGGCGGACCTGGCGAGGGTGCGCACGACGATCGCCCTGAAGGACCTGGGCGGGCCGCGCGACCTGGTCGGCTCCGTGGTCTCGCCGTCCGGGGCTGCCGGTCCGGGCTTCCTCGCCGACGTGACGTCCTCCCCCACCTCGACGCGGCACACGACGCCGGGCGTGACCTGGCAGACCTTGTTCTTCGACGACGGGGGCCTGATGAGCGGGAAAGAGGAGCGGTACGGCGCGGGCCGGACCTACGACCGGTCGTTCGGCGCGCCCGTCATCGGTCCGGTGATGTACTCGGGCGCCTACCCGAACCTGACGCGCGCCGGGAACGAGGTGTCGGTGTCGCTGTCGCTGTTCGGTGACCGGGAGGGCAACGAGGGCTACTCCAGGACCACGTCGGCGCGGACCGCGCTGTACCGCGACGGCGTGCTGGTCGGCGAGAACGACAACAGCGGGCACGGGGTGTTCGCCGTGCCGCCGGGACCGGCGGTGTTCCGGGCGCGGACCGAGGTGACGCGCGCGCCGGAGGTCTCGGACTTCAGCACCCGCATCGAGGTGGACTGGACGTTCCGCTCGGACACCACGACGCGTGAGCGGCGGCTGCCGATGTCGGTGGTGCGGTTCACCCCGGCGCTGGACGGGACGGGCAGCGCGCCCGCGTACCGACCGCTGACCGTGCCGCTGGTGGTGGACGGGCAGCGCGGCGTGGACAACCCGCCGCTGCGCCGCTTCCGGGTGGAGGTGTCCTACGACGACGGCGCGAGCTGGACGAGCCTGCCGGTGCTGGGCCGGGTGGCGCTGGTGGGCAACCGGGCCGAGCCGGGGACGTTCGCCTCGCTGCGGGTGCGCGCCGCCGACGACCGGGGCGGCGAGCTGAGCCAGACCGTGATCCGGGCCTACCGGCTCGGCTGA